Proteins from one Mesoplodon densirostris isolate mMesDen1 chromosome 1, mMesDen1 primary haplotype, whole genome shotgun sequence genomic window:
- the PRF1 gene encoding perforin-1: MASRALLPGILLLLLPAPAPAPCYTAARSECRRNLRFVPGSWLAGEGVDVTSLRRSGSFPVDTQRFLRPDGTCTLCRNALQQGALQRLPLALTDWRAQGSGCNRKVLKGEGRSTEEVAGAAANSIRNDWQVGLDVTPKPSSNVRVTMAASHSREANFAAQKTHQDQYRFSLDSVECRFYSFHLVHTPPLHPEFKRALKTLPHHFNISTEPDYRRLISSYGTHFIRSMELGGRVSALTALRTCELALEGLTAQGVEDCLAVEAEVSIRSHASASSAFKACEEKKKQHKMGTSFHQAYRERCSEVVGGHHTSMHDLLFGNQAGPEQFSAWVASLLDSPGLVDYTLEPLHMLLDSQDPRQEALRQAVSKYVTDRARWRDCSRPCPPGQRKNPKDPCQCLCHGSATTNQDCCPRKRGLAHLEVMNFLATGLWGDWTTATDAYLKVFFGGQELRTDPVWNNNHPRWMTRLDFGDVVLITGGPLRVQVWDADYGWDDDLLGTCDQTPKSGLHEVKCHLKHGHLRFSYHAKCLPHLAGGTCLEYAPQGLLGEPPGNRSGPVW, from the exons ATGGCCTCCCGAGCGCTCCTCCCCGGCATCCTCCTCCTGCTtctgcccgcccccgcccctgccccctgcTATACGGCCGCACGCTCTGAGTGCCGGCGCAACCTCAGGTTCGTGCCGGGCTCCTGGCTGGCAGGGGAGGGCGTGGATGTGACCAGCCTCCGGCGCTCAGGCTCCTTCCCGGTGGACACACAGCGCTTCCTGCGGCCCGACGGCACCTGCACCCTCTGCCGCAACGCCCTGCAGCAGGGCGCCCTCCAGCGCCTGCCCCTGGCGCTCACCGACTGGCGCGCCCAGGGTTCGGGCTGCAACCGCAAAGTGCTCAAGGGTGAGGGTCGCTCCACCGAGGAGGTGGCTGGGGCGGCGGCCAACAGCATCCGTAACGACTGGCAGGTGGGGCTGGACGTGACTCCCAAGCCTAGCAGCAACGTGCGCGTGACCATGGCAGCCTCGCACTCCCGGGAAGCCAACTTCGCGGCCCAGAAGACTCACCAGGACCAGTACCGCTTCAGCCTGGACTCGGTGGAGTGTCGCTTCTACAG TTTCCACCTGGTGCACACTCCCCCACTGCACCCTGAGTTCAAGAGGGCCCTCAAGACCCTGCCCCACCACTTCAACATCTCCACCGAGCCTGACTACCGGAGGCTCATCTCCAGCTACGGCACCCACTTCATCCGGTCCATGGAGCTGGGCGGCCGCGTCTCGGCCCTCACCGCCCTGCGCACCTGCGAGCTGGCCCTGGAAGGGCTCACGGCCCAGGGGGTTGAGGACTGCCTGGCCGTCGAGGCCGAGGTCAGCATAAGAAGCCACGCCAGTGCCTCGTCGGCATTCAAGGCGTGtgaggagaagaagaaacagCACAAGATGGGGACCTCCTTCCACCAGGCCTACCGGGAACGCTGTTCTGAGGTCGTTGGCGGCCACCACACGTCCATGCATGACCTGCTGTTCGGGAACCAGGCCGGGCCCGAGCAGTTCTCAGCCTGGGTGGCCTCGTTGCTGGACAGCCCCGGCCTGGTGGACTACACGCTAGAGCCACTCCACATGCTCCTGGACAGCCAGGACCCGCGACAGGAGGCGCTCAGGCAGGCTGTGAGCAAGTACGTGACGGACAGGGCACGCTGGAGGGACTGCAGCCGCCCGTGCCCCCCGGGGCAGCGCAAGAACCCTAAGGACCCGTGCCAGTGCCTGTGCCATGGCTCGGCGACCACCAACCAGGACTGCTGTCCCAGGAAGAGGGGCCTGGCCCACCTGGAGGTCATGAACTTCCTGGCGACGGGTCTGTGGGGAGACTGGACCACTGCCACGGACGCCTACCTGAAGGTCTTCTTCGGCGGCCAGGAGCTGAGGACCGACCCAGTGTGGAACAATAACCACCCCAGGTGGATGACACGGCTGGACTTCGGGGATGTGGTCCTGATCACAGGGGGCCCCCTGAGGGTGCAGGTCTGGGACGCAGACTATGGCTGGGACGATGACCTTCTTGGTACCTGTGACCAGACTCCAAAGTCTGGCTTACACGAGGTGAAGTGCCACCTGAAGCACGGTCACCTGAGATTCTCCTACCATGCTAAGTGCTTGCCTCACCTGGCTGGGGGGACATGCCTGGAGTACGCCCCCCAAGGGCTTCTGGGGGAGCCTCCAGGAAACCGGAGTGGGCCAGTGTGGTGA